The following proteins are encoded in a genomic region of Mycolicibacterium rutilum:
- the nuoF gene encoding NADH-quinone oxidoreductase subunit NuoF, with protein sequence MTALTPVLSRFWDEPEPWSLDTYRRHGGYRGLEKALSMPPDDVIALIKDSGLRGRGGAGFPTGTKWSFIPQDDTGAGAKPHYLVINADESEPGTCKDIPLMLTTPHFLVEGAIIAAYAIRAHHAFIYLRGEVVPVLRRLHAAVAEAYEAGYLGTDINGSGFDLDLIVHAGAGAYICGEETALLDSLEGRRGQPRLRPPFPAVAGLYACPTVVNNVESIASVPPIMLNGIDWFRSMGTEKSPGFTLYSLSGHVTTPGQYEAPLGITLRELLEYAGGIRAGHKLKFWTPGGSSTPLLTDEHLDVPLDYEGMAGVGTMLGTKALQIFDETTCVVRAVRRWTQFYAHESCGKCTPCREGTYWLAQIYERLETGRGTEADIDKLLDISDNIFGKSFCALGDGAAAPIMSSIKFFRDEYIAHLQGGCPFDPHASTLMATEGAGV encoded by the coding sequence ATGACCGCTTTGACCCCCGTGCTCAGCCGGTTCTGGGACGAACCGGAACCATGGTCGCTGGACACCTACCGCCGCCACGGCGGATACCGCGGCCTGGAGAAGGCGCTGTCGATGCCGCCCGATGACGTCATCGCGTTGATCAAGGATTCCGGCCTGCGTGGCCGCGGCGGCGCCGGCTTCCCGACCGGGACGAAGTGGTCGTTCATCCCGCAGGACGACACCGGCGCGGGCGCCAAACCGCACTACCTGGTGATCAACGCCGACGAGTCGGAACCCGGGACGTGCAAAGACATTCCGTTGATGCTGACAACCCCGCACTTCCTGGTCGAAGGTGCGATCATCGCGGCGTACGCGATCCGCGCCCACCACGCGTTCATCTACCTGCGCGGTGAGGTGGTGCCGGTGCTGCGCCGGTTGCACGCCGCGGTCGCGGAGGCCTACGAGGCCGGGTATCTGGGCACCGACATCAACGGCTCGGGCTTCGACCTGGACCTGATCGTGCACGCCGGCGCCGGGGCGTACATCTGCGGTGAGGAGACCGCGCTGCTGGATTCGCTGGAGGGCAGGCGCGGCCAACCCCGGCTGCGGCCACCGTTTCCCGCCGTCGCCGGGCTGTACGCCTGCCCGACTGTGGTGAACAACGTCGAATCCATCGCCAGCGTGCCGCCCATCATGCTCAACGGGATCGACTGGTTCCGCTCGATGGGTACGGAGAAGTCGCCGGGTTTCACGCTGTACTCGCTGTCGGGTCACGTCACCACGCCCGGTCAGTACGAGGCGCCGCTGGGCATCACGCTGCGCGAACTGCTGGAGTACGCCGGCGGTATCCGCGCCGGGCACAAGCTGAAGTTCTGGACCCCCGGCGGTTCGTCGACCCCGCTGCTGACCGACGAACACCTCGATGTGCCACTGGATTACGAGGGTATGGCCGGTGTCGGCACCATGCTGGGCACCAAGGCCCTGCAGATCTTCGACGAGACGACGTGCGTGGTGCGCGCGGTGCGCCGCTGGACGCAGTTCTACGCCCACGAGTCGTGCGGCAAGTGCACACCGTGCCGCGAGGGCACCTACTGGCTGGCCCAGATCTACGAGCGGCTGGAGACCGGTCGCGGCACCGAGGCCGACATCGACAAGCTGCTCGACATCTCCGACAACATCTTCGGAAAGTCGTTCTGCGCGTTGGGCGACGGGGCCGCGGCGCCGATCATGTCGTCGATCAAGTTCTTCCGTGACGAGTACATCGCCCATCTGCAGGGCGGGTGTCCGTTCGACCCGCATGCCTCGACGCTGATGGCGACCGAAGGGGCGGGTGTGTGA
- a CDS encoding NADH-quinone oxidoreductase subunit G: MTQTADTGAATDVEMVQLSIDGVDVSVPKGTLVIRAAELIGIQIPRFCDHPLLDPVGACRQCLVEVEGQRKPMASCTTTCTPDMVVRTQFTSPAADKAQQGVMELLLINHPLDCPVCDKGGECPLQNQAMAHGRAETRFEDVKRTFPKPINISSQVLLDRERCVLCARCTRFSEQIAGDPFIDLLERGALQQVGIAPGEPFQSYFSGNTVQICPVGALTGSAYRFRARPFDLVSSPSVCEHCASGCAQRTDHRRGKVMRRLAGDDPQVNEEWNCDKGRWAFTYTTQGDRITTPLIRDEDGKLRPASWSEALAVASTGLAAARGSAGVLVGGRATVEDAYAYAKFARIVLNTNDIDFRARAHSAEEADFLAAAIAGQPMTVTYADLENAPAVLLAGFEPEEESPIVFLRMRKAVRKKALQVISVAPFATRSLTKLRGRLVAAAPGAEAAALDALTEDPQLRLPGAVILVGERLATSPGSLSAAARLAAATGARLAWVPRRAGERGAAEAGALPHLLPGGRPVSDAAARAEAAAAWHVGDVPSAPGRDTTAILEAARSGEVGALLIGGVEVADLPDPAAALAAIEATPFVVSLEIRESAVTAVADVVFPVAPVVEKAGSFLNWEGRLRPFEPALKTSASPDLRVLNFLAEELGVALNLPNSAAAGDELSRLGLWAGARPAAPTVAPGPPASPAAGQAVLAGWRMLLDEGRLQDGEPHLAGTARTPVARLSASTAAEIGAAEGDLVTVRTPRGSITLPLVITDIGDRVVWLPLNSPGSAVHQSLGVCTGDLVSIGRAES; encoded by the coding sequence ATGACGCAGACCGCTGATACCGGCGCAGCCACCGACGTGGAGATGGTGCAGCTGTCGATCGACGGCGTGGACGTCAGCGTGCCCAAGGGCACCCTGGTGATCCGCGCGGCCGAACTGATCGGGATCCAGATCCCGCGGTTCTGCGACCACCCGCTGCTCGACCCGGTCGGCGCCTGCCGCCAGTGCCTCGTCGAGGTCGAGGGTCAGCGCAAGCCGATGGCGTCGTGCACCACCACGTGCACACCGGACATGGTGGTGCGCACGCAGTTCACCTCGCCGGCGGCCGACAAGGCGCAGCAGGGCGTCATGGAGCTGCTGCTGATCAACCATCCGCTGGACTGCCCGGTCTGCGACAAGGGCGGCGAGTGCCCGCTGCAGAACCAGGCGATGGCGCACGGTCGCGCCGAGACCCGCTTCGAGGACGTCAAACGCACCTTCCCCAAACCGATCAACATCTCCTCGCAGGTGCTCCTGGACCGCGAGCGCTGTGTGCTGTGCGCGCGCTGCACCCGCTTCTCCGAGCAGATCGCCGGCGACCCGTTCATCGATCTGCTCGAACGCGGAGCGCTGCAACAGGTCGGCATCGCGCCGGGCGAGCCGTTCCAGTCCTACTTCTCGGGCAACACCGTGCAGATCTGCCCGGTCGGCGCGCTCACCGGCTCGGCGTACCGGTTCCGGGCCCGGCCGTTCGACCTGGTGTCGAGCCCGAGCGTGTGCGAGCACTGCGCGTCCGGGTGCGCCCAGCGCACCGACCACCGCCGCGGAAAAGTCATGCGTCGGTTGGCCGGTGACGACCCGCAGGTCAACGAGGAGTGGAACTGCGACAAGGGCCGCTGGGCGTTCACCTACACCACCCAGGGCGACCGCATCACGACCCCGCTGATCCGCGACGAGGACGGCAAGCTGCGCCCGGCGTCGTGGTCCGAGGCGCTCGCGGTCGCCAGCACCGGGTTGGCCGCGGCCAGGGGCAGCGCAGGCGTGCTCGTCGGCGGCCGCGCGACCGTCGAGGACGCCTACGCGTACGCCAAGTTCGCCCGAATCGTGCTCAACACCAACGACATCGACTTCCGCGCCCGGGCGCACAGCGCGGAGGAGGCCGACTTCCTGGCCGCCGCCATCGCGGGGCAGCCGATGACGGTGACCTACGCGGACCTGGAGAACGCACCGGCGGTGCTGCTGGCGGGTTTCGAACCCGAGGAGGAGTCGCCGATCGTCTTCCTGCGAATGCGCAAGGCGGTCCGCAAGAAGGCTCTGCAGGTGATCTCGGTGGCGCCGTTCGCGACCCGCAGCCTCACCAAGCTGCGCGGCCGACTGGTCGCGGCGGCACCCGGCGCCGAGGCCGCCGCGCTCGACGCCCTCACCGAGGATCCGCAGCTGCGGCTGCCCGGCGCGGTCATCCTGGTCGGCGAGCGGCTGGCCACCTCCCCCGGATCGCTCTCGGCGGCAGCGCGATTGGCCGCTGCCACCGGCGCCCGGCTGGCCTGGGTGCCGCGGCGGGCCGGTGAACGCGGCGCCGCCGAAGCGGGCGCCCTGCCGCATCTGCTGCCCGGCGGTCGGCCCGTCTCCGATGCCGCCGCGCGGGCCGAGGCCGCGGCGGCCTGGCACGTCGGCGACGTGCCGAGTGCCCCGGGCCGCGACACCACCGCGATCCTCGAAGCCGCGCGCAGCGGCGAAGTGGGGGCGCTGCTGATCGGCGGCGTGGAGGTCGCCGACCTGCCCGATCCGGCCGCGGCGCTGGCCGCGATCGAGGCGACGCCGTTCGTGGTCAGTCTGGAGATCCGCGAGAGCGCGGTCACCGCGGTCGCCGACGTCGTGTTCCCGGTCGCCCCCGTCGTCGAGAAGGCGGGCTCGTTCCTGAACTGGGAGGGCAGGCTGCGCCCGTTCGAGCCGGCACTGAAAACCAGTGCGAGCCCGGACCTTCGGGTGCTGAACTTCCTGGCCGAGGAACTGGGCGTTGCGCTGAACCTGCCGAACTCCGCTGCCGCCGGTGACGAGCTGTCACGGCTGGGGTTGTGGGCGGGCGCCCGCCCCGCCGCTCCGACGGTCGCACCGGGCCCGCCCGCGTCTCCGGCCGCGGGCCAGGCGGTGCTCGCCGGGTGGCGGATGCTGCTCGACGAGGGCCGCCTGCAGGACGGTGAACCTCATCTCGCGGGCACCGCGCGGACCCCTGTCGCCCGGCTGTCCGCGAGCACCGCGGCCGAGATCGGCGCCGCCGAGGGCGATCTGGTGACGGTGCGCACTCCGCGCGGCTCGATCACGCTGCCGCTGGTGATCACCGACATCGGCGACCGGGTGGTGTGGTTGCCGCTCAACTCGCCGGGATCGGCGGTACACCAGAGCCTCGGGGTCTGTACGGGTGATCTGGTGTCGATCGGGCGGGCCGAATCGTGA
- the nuoH gene encoding NADH-quinone oxidoreductase subunit NuoH has product MNHPDPTLFGHDPLWLIALKAVAIFAFLMLSVLSAILIERKLLGRMQMRFGPNRVGPKGLLQSLVDGVKLALKEGLVPAGVDKFVYLAAPVIAAVPAFIAFAVIPLGGEVSIFGHRTALQLTDMPVAVLYILAATSIGVYGIVLAGWASGSTYPLLGGLRSSAQVISYEIAMALSFVAVFIYAGTMSTSRIVAAQDGVWYIFLLLPSFLVYVTSMVGETNRAPFDLPEAEGELVGGFHTEYSSIKFAMFMLAEYVNMTTVSALATTMFLGGWHAPWPINMWDGANTGWWPLLWFIAKVWAFMFLFFWLRATLPRMRYDQFMGLGWKVLIPFSLAWIMIVATARALRNEGFDELTTWLASAAAIVALLIVVALWRAVRTRNVRKVPQQNLDPQVFPIPPLPAAKPTATKERADA; this is encoded by the coding sequence GTGAACCATCCCGATCCGACCCTGTTCGGGCACGACCCGTTGTGGCTGATCGCGCTCAAGGCCGTCGCGATCTTCGCGTTCCTGATGCTCTCGGTGCTCTCGGCGATCCTGATCGAGCGCAAACTGTTGGGCCGCATGCAGATGCGGTTCGGCCCCAACCGGGTCGGCCCGAAGGGGCTGCTGCAGTCGTTGGTCGACGGCGTGAAGCTCGCGCTCAAGGAGGGGCTGGTCCCGGCCGGTGTCGACAAGTTCGTCTACCTCGCCGCGCCGGTGATCGCCGCGGTGCCGGCCTTCATCGCGTTCGCGGTGATCCCGCTGGGCGGCGAGGTGTCGATCTTCGGGCACCGAACGGCGTTGCAGCTGACCGACATGCCGGTCGCGGTGCTCTACATCCTGGCCGCCACGTCGATCGGCGTGTACGGGATCGTGTTGGCCGGCTGGGCATCGGGGTCGACGTACCCGCTGCTGGGCGGGCTGCGTTCGAGCGCCCAGGTGATCTCCTACGAGATTGCGATGGCGCTGTCGTTCGTCGCGGTGTTCATCTACGCGGGCACCATGTCGACGTCGAGGATCGTCGCCGCGCAGGACGGTGTCTGGTACATCTTCCTGCTGCTGCCGTCGTTCCTGGTGTACGTGACGTCGATGGTCGGCGAAACCAACCGCGCGCCTTTCGATCTCCCCGAAGCCGAGGGCGAGTTGGTCGGCGGCTTCCACACCGAGTACTCGTCGATCAAGTTCGCGATGTTCATGCTGGCGGAGTACGTCAACATGACGACGGTGTCGGCGCTGGCCACCACGATGTTCCTCGGCGGCTGGCACGCGCCGTGGCCGATCAACATGTGGGATGGCGCCAACACCGGGTGGTGGCCGCTGCTGTGGTTCATCGCCAAGGTGTGGGCGTTCATGTTCCTGTTCTTCTGGTTGCGGGCCACGCTGCCGCGTATGCGGTACGACCAGTTCATGGGGCTGGGCTGGAAGGTCCTCATCCCGTTCTCGCTGGCGTGGATCATGATCGTGGCCACCGCCCGGGCCCTGCGCAACGAGGGCTTCGACGAGCTCACCACCTGGTTGGCGTCGGCCGCCGCGATCGTGGCGCTGCTGATCGTCGTCGCCCTCTGGCGGGCCGTGCGCACCAGGAACGTGCGCAAGGTTCCGCAGCAGAACCTCGACCCGCAGGTCTTCCCCATACCGCCCCTGCCGGCTGCGAAGCCGACGGCAACGAAGGAGCGCGCCGATGCCTAA
- the nuoI gene encoding NADH-quinone oxidoreductase subunit NuoI, with protein MPKFIEAIKGFGVTFGTMFKKPITEEYPEKPGPVAKRYHGRHQLNRYPDGLEKCIGCELCAWACPADAIYVEGADNTEHERYSPGERYGRVYQINYLRCIGCGLCIEACPTRALTMTNEYEMADDNRADLIWGKDKLLAPLRSGMLPPPHPMAPGATDDDYYLGNIGPVPDKITEEAR; from the coding sequence ATGCCTAAATTCATCGAAGCCATCAAGGGTTTCGGGGTCACGTTCGGGACCATGTTCAAAAAGCCGATCACCGAGGAGTACCCGGAGAAGCCGGGTCCGGTCGCCAAGCGGTACCACGGCCGGCACCAGTTGAACCGGTACCCGGACGGGCTGGAGAAGTGCATCGGCTGCGAACTGTGCGCGTGGGCGTGTCCGGCCGACGCCATCTACGTCGAGGGCGCCGACAACACCGAACACGAGCGCTACTCCCCCGGTGAGCGTTACGGCCGCGTGTACCAGATCAACTACCTCCGGTGCATCGGCTGCGGACTGTGCATCGAGGCCTGCCCCACCCGGGCGCTGACGATGACCAACGAGTACGAGATGGCCGACGACAACCGCGCAGATCTCATCTGGGGCAAGGACAAACTGCTGGCGCCGCTGCGCTCGGGCATGCTGCCGCCCCCGCATCCGATGGCCCCGGGCGCCACCGACGACGACTACTACCTCGGCAACATCGGGCCGGTACCGGACAAGATCACCGAGGAAGCCCGATGA
- a CDS encoding NADH-quinone oxidoreductase subunit J, with the protein MRFDLIAAAAADAPGRTSTTEAVLFWVLGTVAVLGALGVIIARKAVYSAMFLALTMIVLAVFYIAQDALFLGVVQVVVYTGAVMMLFLFVLMLIGVDSSDSLVETIRGQRVAAGVVGVGFGALLIAGVGNVSVGGFTGLAQANTNGNVEGLAALIFVRYLWAFELTSALLITAALGAMVLAHRERFDRRKTQRELAEERFRPGGYPTTLPNPGVFARNNAVDIAARLPDGSGSDLSVSPVLEKRTVAVRNGRGDDE; encoded by the coding sequence ATGAGGTTCGACCTGATCGCAGCGGCCGCCGCCGACGCGCCCGGCCGCACGTCGACCACCGAGGCGGTGCTGTTCTGGGTGCTCGGCACGGTCGCCGTGCTGGGTGCGCTCGGCGTCATCATCGCGCGAAAAGCGGTGTACAGCGCGATGTTCCTGGCGCTGACGATGATCGTGCTGGCCGTCTTCTACATCGCTCAGGACGCGCTGTTCCTCGGTGTGGTGCAGGTGGTCGTGTACACCGGCGCGGTCATGATGCTGTTCCTGTTCGTGCTGATGCTGATCGGCGTCGACTCCTCGGACTCGCTGGTCGAGACGATCCGCGGCCAGCGCGTCGCTGCCGGCGTCGTCGGTGTCGGGTTCGGCGCCCTGCTGATCGCGGGTGTCGGCAACGTCTCGGTCGGCGGCTTCACCGGCCTGGCGCAAGCCAACACGAACGGCAACGTGGAAGGCCTCGCGGCGCTGATCTTCGTGCGGTACCTGTGGGCGTTCGAGTTGACCAGCGCGCTGCTCATCACCGCCGCGCTCGGGGCGATGGTGCTCGCGCACCGGGAACGCTTCGACCGCCGCAAGACGCAGCGAGAACTCGCCGAGGAGCGGTTCCGGCCGGGCGGATATCCGACGACGCTGCCCAATCCCGGTGTGTTCGCCCGCAACAACGCCGTGGACATCGCCGCCCGGTTGCCCGACGGCTCCGGGTCCGACCTCTCGGTCAGCCCGGTGCTGGAGAAACGGACGGTTGCCGTACGCAACGGTCGAGGAGACGACGAGTGA
- the nuoK gene encoding NADH-quinone oxidoreductase subunit NuoK — translation MNPDNYLYLSALLFTIGAAGVMLRRNAIVMFMCVELMLNACNLAFVSFSRMHGTLDGQVVAFFTMVVAACEVVVGLAIIMTIFRARKSASVDDASLLKH, via the coding sequence GTGAACCCCGACAACTACCTCTACCTGTCGGCGCTGCTGTTCACCATCGGCGCAGCCGGGGTCATGTTGCGGCGCAACGCGATCGTCATGTTCATGTGTGTGGAGCTGATGCTCAACGCGTGCAACCTGGCGTTCGTCTCGTTCTCCCGGATGCACGGCACGCTCGACGGTCAGGTCGTGGCGTTCTTCACCATGGTGGTCGCCGCGTGCGAGGTGGTGGTCGGGCTGGCGATCATCATGACCATCTTCCGCGCCCGCAAGTCCGCCTCCGTCGATGACGCCAGTCTGCTGAAACACTAG
- the nuoL gene encoding NADH-quinone oxidoreductase subunit L has protein sequence MTIPVWLTIALPLAGAVILLLGGRRTDAWGHLLGCLAAIASFVVAAVLFAGMLGRGGEDRAVHESLFSWVPVGGLQVDFGLQLDQLSMCFVLLITGVGSLIHIYSIGYMAEDPGRRRFFAYLNLFLSAMLLLVLADNYLGLYVGWEGVGLASYLLIGFWAHKPSAATAAKKAFVVNRVGDMGLAIALMVMFAYIGSVSYEGVFAAAPAAGEGVLTAIGLLLLLAACGKSAQVPLQSWLGDAMEGPTPVSALIHAATMVTAGVYLIVRSGPVFDLAPNAQLGVVIVGAVTLLFGAVIGCAKDDIKKALAASTMSQIGYMVLAAGLGPVGYAFAIMHLLTHGFFKAGLFLGAGSVMHAMNDEVDMRRYGGLRKALPITFATFGLGYLAIIGVPPLAGFFSKDGIIEAALGAGGVKGIILGGATILGAGITAFYMTRVMLMTFFGEKRWAEHAHPHEAPAVMTWPMILLAVGSVGSGAAFAIGGTLEHWLEPVVGTHEVHHVAPVWVVTTVILAVVAVGILIAYRMYATKPVPADVPAGSALTVAARRDLYGDAFNEAALMRPGQLLTRGLVEIDDEAVDGAASGLAGLVSRLSDGLRQWQTGFARSYALSMLGGAVLVLAAILAVQLW, from the coding sequence ATGACGATTCCAGTTTGGCTCACCATCGCACTGCCGCTTGCCGGTGCGGTGATCCTGTTGCTCGGCGGTCGACGCACCGACGCCTGGGGGCATCTGCTGGGCTGCCTGGCCGCGATCGCGTCGTTCGTCGTCGCCGCCGTGCTGTTCGCCGGGATGCTCGGCCGCGGCGGTGAAGACCGCGCGGTCCACGAGTCGCTGTTCTCCTGGGTACCCGTCGGCGGGTTGCAGGTCGACTTCGGGCTGCAACTCGACCAGCTGTCGATGTGTTTCGTGCTGCTGATCACCGGTGTCGGCTCGCTGATCCACATCTACTCGATCGGCTACATGGCCGAGGACCCCGGCAGGCGGCGGTTTTTCGCGTATCTGAACCTGTTCCTGTCGGCGATGCTGCTGCTGGTGCTCGCCGACAACTACCTCGGCCTCTACGTCGGCTGGGAAGGTGTGGGCCTGGCGTCCTACCTGCTGATCGGGTTCTGGGCCCATAAACCGTCGGCGGCCACCGCGGCCAAGAAGGCGTTCGTCGTCAACCGGGTCGGCGACATGGGCCTGGCGATCGCGCTGATGGTGATGTTCGCCTACATCGGATCCGTCTCGTACGAGGGCGTGTTCGCCGCGGCGCCGGCCGCCGGCGAAGGTGTGCTCACCGCGATCGGGCTGCTGTTGCTGCTGGCGGCGTGCGGCAAGTCGGCGCAGGTGCCGCTGCAGTCCTGGCTGGGCGACGCGATGGAGGGCCCGACGCCGGTGTCGGCGCTGATCCACGCCGCCACCATGGTCACCGCGGGCGTCTACCTGATCGTGCGGTCCGGCCCGGTCTTCGACCTCGCCCCGAACGCGCAACTGGGTGTGGTCATCGTCGGCGCGGTGACGCTGCTGTTCGGCGCGGTGATCGGCTGCGCCAAGGACGACATCAAGAAAGCTCTTGCCGCGTCGACGATGTCGCAGATCGGCTACATGGTGCTGGCCGCAGGGCTGGGCCCGGTCGGTTATGCGTTCGCGATCATGCACCTGCTGACCCACGGCTTCTTCAAGGCCGGGCTGTTCCTGGGCGCCGGTTCGGTGATGCACGCGATGAATGACGAGGTCGACATGCGCCGCTACGGCGGCCTGCGCAAAGCGCTGCCGATCACCTTCGCCACGTTCGGGCTCGGCTACCTGGCGATCATCGGGGTGCCACCGCTGGCGGGCTTCTTCTCCAAGGACGGCATCATCGAGGCCGCGCTCGGCGCCGGCGGCGTCAAGGGCATCATCCTCGGCGGGGCGACGATCCTCGGCGCCGGCATCACCGCGTTCTACATGACGCGGGTGATGCTGATGACGTTCTTCGGCGAAAAGCGGTGGGCCGAACATGCGCATCCACATGAGGCGCCTGCCGTGATGACCTGGCCGATGATCCTGCTGGCCGTCGGCTCGGTCGGATCCGGTGCGGCGTTCGCGATCGGCGGCACCCTCGAACACTGGCTCGAACCCGTCGTCGGCACGCACGAGGTGCACCACGTCGCCCCGGTATGGGTGGTGACGACGGTGATCCTGGCCGTCGTCGCGGTCGGCATCCTGATCGCCTACCGCATGTACGCGACCAAGCCGGTGCCCGCCGATGTGCCTGCCGGATCGGCGCTCACCGTGGCCGCGCGCCGTGACCTCTACGGCGACGCGTTCAACGAGGCGGCGCTGATGCGGCCCGGCCAACTGCTCACCCGCGGGCTCGTCGAGATCGACGACGAAGCGGTCGACGGGGCGGCCAGCGGCCTGGCCGGCCTGGTGTCCCGGTTGTCGGATGGCCTGCGCCAGTGGCAGACCGGGTTCGCCCGCTCGTACGCATTGTCGATGCTCGGAGGTGCGGTTCTGGTGCTCGCGGCGATCCTGGCGGTGCAACTGTGGTGA
- a CDS encoding NADH-quinone oxidoreductase subunit M, with protein MVSTFPWLTVLWATPTVGAALVILLPAAQRVLAKWFALAISVAVLAVTAVLAVGFDPGGEQYQFVESHRWIPSFGTGYILGVDGIALAIVVLTAVLVPLLIIAGWNDADALTGLRGRSVQTYLALTLAVEGMVIMSLVSLDILLFYVFFEAMLIPMYFLIGGFGGANRSKAAVKFLLYNLFGGLIMLAAVIGLYVVTAGSDAFDSGTFDFRLIVAAVSSGEFVVNPAVMNLLFLGFMFAFAVKAPLWPFHRWLPDAAVEATPASAVLMMAVMDKVGTFGMLRYCLQLFPDASQYFQPLVVTLAVVGIVYGAIVAIGQTDVMRLIAYTSISHFGFIILGIFVMTSQGQSGSTLYMVNHGLSTAALFLIAGFLVSRRGTRLINAYGGVQKVAPVLAGTFLVAGLATLSLPGLAPFISEFLVLIGTFTRYPVLAVFAATALVLSAIYILWMYQRMMTGPVTDGNDRVPDLLPRELVVVAPLIALLLVLGVYPKPALDVINPAVDHTLTTIDQPDPAPRLAEGPTP; from the coding sequence GTGGTGAGCACCTTCCCCTGGCTGACCGTGCTGTGGGCCACGCCGACCGTCGGCGCGGCGCTGGTGATCCTGCTGCCCGCCGCCCAGCGGGTGCTGGCCAAGTGGTTCGCGCTGGCCATCTCGGTGGCCGTGCTCGCGGTCACCGCGGTGCTGGCCGTCGGGTTCGACCCGGGCGGTGAGCAGTACCAGTTCGTCGAATCGCACCGCTGGATACCGTCGTTCGGCACCGGCTACATCCTCGGCGTCGACGGCATCGCATTGGCGATCGTCGTGCTCACCGCCGTGCTCGTGCCGCTGCTGATCATCGCGGGCTGGAACGACGCCGACGCGTTGACCGGGCTGCGCGGCCGGTCCGTGCAGACCTACCTCGCGCTGACGCTGGCGGTCGAGGGCATGGTCATCATGTCGCTGGTGTCGCTGGACATCCTGCTGTTCTACGTGTTCTTCGAAGCGATGCTGATCCCGATGTACTTCCTCATCGGCGGCTTCGGCGGCGCGAACCGCTCCAAGGCGGCGGTGAAGTTCCTGCTGTACAACCTCTTCGGCGGTCTGATCATGCTGGCCGCGGTGATCGGGCTGTACGTGGTGACCGCGGGCAGCGACGCGTTCGACTCCGGCACCTTCGACTTCCGCCTCATCGTGGCCGCGGTGTCCAGCGGTGAGTTCGTCGTCAACCCCGCCGTGATGAACCTGCTGTTCCTCGGGTTCATGTTCGCGTTCGCCGTCAAGGCGCCGCTGTGGCCGTTCCACCGCTGGCTGCCCGACGCCGCGGTGGAAGCGACGCCGGCGAGCGCGGTGCTGATGATGGCGGTGATGGACAAGGTCGGCACGTTCGGCATGCTGCGCTACTGCCTGCAGTTGTTCCCCGACGCGTCACAGTATTTCCAGCCGCTGGTCGTCACGCTGGCGGTGGTCGGCATCGTCTACGGCGCGATCGTCGCGATCGGCCAGACGGACGTCATGCGGCTCATCGCCTACACGTCGATCTCGCACTTCGGTTTCATCATCCTGGGCATCTTCGTGATGACCAGCCAGGGCCAGTCCGGGTCGACGCTCTATATGGTCAACCACGGCCTGTCGACCGCCGCTCTGTTCCTGATTGCCGGGTTCCTGGTGTCGCGCAGGGGAACCCGCCTGATCAACGCCTACGGCGGTGTGCAGAAGGTGGCGCCCGTGCTGGCGGGCACCTTCCTGGTCGCCGGGCTGGCGACGCTGTCGCTGCCCGGCCTGGCCCCGTTCATCAGCGAATTCCTGGTCCTGATCGGCACGTTCACCCGTTACCCGGTGCTGGCGGTGTTCGCGGCCACCGCGCTGGTGCTCTCGGCGATCTACATCCTGTGGATGTACCAGCGGATGATGACCGGGCCGGTGACCGACGGCAACGACCGCGTGCCCGACCTGCTGCCGCGCGAACTCGTCGTCGTCGCACCGCTCATCGCGCTGCTGCTGGTGCTCGGCGTCTACCCCAAGCCCGCGCTCGACGTCATCAACCCGGCGGTCGACCACACGTTGACCACCATCGACCAACCTGACCCCGCACCCAGACTCGCGGAAGGGCCGACGCCGTGA